The following are from one region of the Haloactinomyces albus genome:
- a CDS encoding DsbA family protein — protein sequence MADADIHFYFDPVCPFCWMTSKWVRTVQAQRDYTVDWRFISLRLVNATVDYDAQFPPEYEAGHTAGLRLLRVAARTRAEHGRDAVASLYTAFGTHIFDREPVPDTATAHGHRGTREFVEPILAEAGLPSELADALDEAGRDEEIRAETDEALALTGKDVGTPILHFEPPTGVAFFGPVISRLPSDEQALELWDHVVGLARFPGFAEMKRSLRELPQLRALGVGESEVGKQEDWHGGSRRQKR from the coding sequence ATGGCCGATGCAGACATCCATTTCTACTTCGACCCGGTGTGCCCGTTCTGCTGGATGACCAGCAAGTGGGTGCGCACGGTGCAGGCGCAGCGCGACTACACCGTGGACTGGCGGTTCATCTCGCTGCGGCTGGTCAACGCCACGGTCGACTACGACGCGCAGTTCCCACCCGAGTACGAGGCGGGCCACACCGCAGGACTTCGGCTGCTGCGGGTGGCAGCCCGCACCCGCGCCGAGCACGGACGCGACGCCGTCGCCTCCCTGTACACCGCGTTCGGAACCCACATCTTCGACCGAGAACCGGTACCCGACACCGCCACAGCCCACGGGCACCGCGGCACCCGCGAGTTCGTGGAGCCGATCCTGGCCGAGGCAGGCCTGCCGAGCGAGCTCGCCGACGCGCTGGACGAGGCCGGCCGGGACGAGGAGATCCGCGCAGAAACCGACGAAGCGCTGGCGCTGACCGGCAAGGATGTGGGCACGCCGATCCTGCACTTCGAGCCTCCCACCGGCGTCGCGTTCTTCGGTCCGGTGATCAGTCGCCTTCCCAGCGACGAGCAGGCCCTCGAGCTCTGGGACCACGTCGTCGGGCTGGCCCGCTTCCCCGGTTTCGCCGAGATGAAACGCAGTCTGCGTGAGCTCCCGCAACTGCGTGCACTCGGAGTCGGCGAAAGCGAAGTGGGCAAACAGGAGGACTGGCACGGTGGCAGCCGCCGCCAAAAACGCTGA
- a CDS encoding helix-turn-helix domain-containing protein, with product MDNDLDQAIAAAGPRLRALRRRRETTLADLSAATGISVSTLSRLESGARRPTLELLLPLARAHGVTLDELVGAPPTGDPRIHLRPVTCHGMTILPLTRRAGGIQAYKLVIPDGGHRREPDPQTHEGYEWLYVLNGRLRLVLDEQDLVLSPGEAAEFDTRVPHWFGAADAEPVEFLSLFGKQGERAHLRARPKTTRSPGQSDGQPSATSV from the coding sequence ATGGACAACGACCTCGACCAAGCGATCGCCGCAGCCGGACCCCGGCTACGCGCGCTGCGCAGGCGGCGCGAGACCACGCTGGCCGATCTGTCGGCAGCGACCGGCATCTCGGTGAGCACCCTGTCCCGGCTGGAGTCCGGTGCTCGCAGGCCGACTCTCGAACTACTGCTCCCGCTGGCCAGAGCCCACGGCGTCACGCTCGACGAACTCGTCGGCGCGCCACCCACCGGAGACCCGCGCATCCACCTGCGCCCGGTTACCTGCCACGGCATGACCATCCTGCCCCTGACCCGCCGAGCCGGCGGTATCCAGGCATACAAGCTCGTGATCCCGGACGGTGGCCACCGAAGAGAACCCGATCCACAGACCCACGAGGGCTACGAATGGCTCTACGTCCTCAACGGACGGCTCCGGCTCGTCCTCGACGAACAGGATCTGGTGCTCTCACCCGGCGAAGCGGCCGAGTTCGACACCCGCGTACCGCACTGGTTCGGCGCCGCCGATGCCGAGCCCGTCGAGTTCCTCAGCCTCTTCGGCAAGCAGGGCGAACGCGCACACCTGCGCGCCCGCCCCAAGACGACACGTTCCCCCGGACAATCCGACGGACAGCCCTCGGCGACCTCGGTCTGA
- the nhaA gene encoding Na+/H+ antiporter NhaA: protein MRLPSPTSTRSLPRAVQAFLSTEASGTLLLLAATVVALVWANSPLAASYEALWHTPLAVRLGGLELQLDLRHWINDGLMALFFFVIGMEVSREFTLGEMRNRRMVAVPLLAALGGLSIPAVLYLVINAGGPGAIGWGIPMATDTAFVLGVLALVGPRCPDPLRVFLLTLAVVDDVGAIGVIAIVYTTEIRISALVTAVALFVLVLVLRRIGIRWAPLFTVLALSIWVFTVESGVHPTVVGLALGVLVRVYTPPDVRVLRVGELAQAFTRNPTPERGLAARRELQAAVPPNERLQLRLHPWTSYAVIPLFALANAGIPLGVDTLSRAATSRVTLGIVVGLVVGKFTGVVLGSWFGLRFGLGALPGQLVWGQLLGGAALAGIGFTVSLFITELAFAEEALRSEAKVGILVGSLLAAAIGRVIFWLAWNRGAVCAPPGEDESAEQLPDTLAEPVSEGDHVLGPPTAPVTLVEYADYECPHCGGMHPVVRDLRARYGDRLRFVFRHYPVDSLHPHARRAALAAEEAGSRGRFWDMHEQLFTHQRQLDTDGLAAQAERIGLSAEAVTSRNVRRHTDRVDADIASGRASGVRGTPTFFVNGRRYTGANDAKSLTAAIEAAMHE from the coding sequence ATGAGGTTGCCCTCGCCCACATCCACCCGATCCTTGCCGCGGGCGGTGCAGGCGTTCCTGTCCACCGAGGCGAGCGGCACGCTGCTGCTGCTGGCAGCGACCGTGGTCGCGCTCGTGTGGGCCAACTCCCCGCTCGCCGCGAGTTACGAAGCTCTCTGGCACACCCCACTGGCGGTTCGCCTCGGCGGACTGGAACTGCAGCTGGACCTGCGGCACTGGATCAACGACGGGCTCATGGCCCTGTTCTTCTTCGTCATCGGCATGGAGGTCTCCCGCGAGTTCACCCTCGGCGAGATGCGCAACCGCCGTATGGTGGCGGTTCCGTTGCTGGCCGCGCTGGGCGGGCTGTCGATTCCCGCGGTGCTGTACCTGGTGATCAACGCCGGAGGTCCGGGAGCGATCGGGTGGGGGATCCCGATGGCCACCGACACCGCGTTCGTACTGGGTGTGCTGGCGTTGGTCGGGCCGCGATGCCCGGATCCGCTGCGGGTGTTCCTGTTGACCTTGGCCGTCGTGGACGACGTGGGGGCGATCGGTGTCATCGCGATCGTCTACACAACCGAGATCAGGATCTCCGCGCTGGTGACCGCTGTCGCGTTGTTCGTGCTCGTGCTGGTGTTGCGGCGGATCGGTATCCGGTGGGCTCCGCTGTTCACCGTGCTCGCGTTGTCGATCTGGGTGTTCACCGTCGAGTCGGGAGTGCATCCCACCGTCGTCGGGCTGGCACTGGGCGTCCTCGTTCGCGTCTACACCCCGCCGGATGTGCGGGTGCTGCGGGTCGGCGAGCTGGCCCAGGCCTTCACGCGCAATCCCACGCCGGAGCGTGGGCTTGCCGCACGACGCGAGCTGCAGGCAGCGGTGCCTCCGAACGAACGGCTCCAGCTTCGCCTGCACCCGTGGACCAGCTATGCCGTGATCCCGTTGTTCGCGCTGGCCAATGCCGGGATCCCGCTCGGGGTGGACACGTTGTCGCGGGCAGCGACATCGCGGGTGACGCTGGGCATCGTGGTCGGCTTGGTGGTCGGCAAGTTCACCGGAGTGGTCCTGGGCAGCTGGTTCGGCCTGCGGTTCGGGCTCGGGGCGCTTCCCGGCCAGTTGGTGTGGGGCCAGCTGCTCGGTGGCGCGGCCCTGGCCGGAATCGGGTTCACGGTGTCGCTGTTCATCACCGAGCTGGCCTTCGCCGAGGAAGCACTGCGCAGCGAGGCGAAGGTCGGCATCCTGGTCGGTTCGCTACTGGCCGCGGCCATCGGACGAGTGATTTTCTGGTTGGCATGGAATCGGGGCGCGGTATGTGCTCCGCCCGGAGAGGACGAAAGCGCGGAGCAGTTGCCGGACACGCTGGCCGAGCCGGTTTCCGAGGGCGACCACGTTCTCGGTCCGCCGACAGCCCCGGTCACACTCGTGGAATACGCGGACTACGAGTGTCCCCACTGCGGCGGCATGCACCCAGTGGTGCGGGACCTCCGAGCACGCTACGGGGACCGACTGCGCTTCGTGTTCCGGCACTACCCGGTCGACTCGCTGCACCCGCACGCGCGCAGAGCCGCACTCGCCGCGGAGGAAGCCGGGAGTCGAGGCCGATTCTGGGACATGCACGAACAGCTGTTCACCCACCAGCGACAGCTGGACACCGATGGTCTGGCCGCTCAAGCCGAACGGATCGGCCTCTCTGCCGAGGCGGTCACCAGCCGGAATGTGCGCAGGCACACCGACAGGGTGGATGCCGACATCGCCTCGGGTCGCGCCAGCGGTGTCCGCGGCACCCCCACCTTCTTCGTCAACGGCAGGCGCTACACCGGTGCCAACGACGCGAAGTCGCTCACGGCCGCGATCGAGGCCGCCATGCACGAGTGA